The following proteins are encoded in a genomic region of Natronorubrum halophilum:
- a CDS encoding ABC transporter ATP-binding protein: MGNVTLRDATKRYEDIIAVDEMNLEIEDGEFLCLVGPSGCGKSTTLEMISGLTLPSDGTIEIAGADVTNEPPKDRDIAMVFQNIALFPHMDVYDNISFGLRLRDFDKDEIDRRVEQAAKIVQLEGMLDRNPDELSGGQQQRVGIARAIVREPEVFLMDEPLANLDAKLRVHMRTEIQRLQKELGITTVYVTHDQEEAMTMADHIAIINQGTLQQCAPPLECYNRPANRFVASFIGSPSMNLFDGTVAGGVIDLTHFQIEQALGSEYDGENVTVGIRPEDAYLVSSEDDPANPSRSFEAVVDVLEPVGDQTYAYLQPHGTRSESESVMGDGAEQLLVSIDPGTAISEDESVKVVFDRENIHVFDGATGDAVTHSLVDPATAGATVGSSEEEIQG; encoded by the coding sequence ATGGGGAATGTTACCCTTCGTGACGCAACCAAACGGTACGAAGACATAATCGCGGTCGACGAGATGAACCTCGAGATCGAGGACGGCGAGTTCCTCTGTCTCGTCGGCCCATCGGGCTGTGGGAAGTCGACGACGCTCGAGATGATTTCGGGGCTGACGCTGCCCTCCGACGGAACGATCGAGATCGCCGGTGCGGACGTCACGAACGAACCGCCGAAGGACAGGGACATCGCGATGGTCTTCCAGAACATCGCGCTGTTCCCCCACATGGATGTCTACGACAACATCAGCTTCGGGCTGCGCCTTCGGGACTTCGACAAAGACGAGATCGACAGGCGCGTCGAACAGGCCGCGAAGATCGTCCAACTCGAGGGAATGCTCGATCGCAACCCCGACGAACTCTCCGGCGGACAGCAACAGCGCGTCGGGATCGCCCGCGCGATCGTCCGCGAGCCGGAAGTGTTCCTGATGGACGAGCCCCTGGCCAACCTCGACGCGAAACTGCGCGTTCACATGCGCACCGAGATCCAGCGCCTCCAGAAGGAACTGGGTATCACGACCGTCTACGTGACCCACGACCAGGAGGAAGCGATGACGATGGCGGACCACATCGCGATCATCAATCAGGGCACCCTTCAGCAGTGTGCACCGCCGCTCGAGTGCTACAACCGACCGGCAAACCGATTCGTCGCGAGCTTCATCGGCAGTCCGTCGATGAACCTGTTCGACGGAACCGTCGCCGGCGGCGTGATCGACCTCACGCACTTCCAGATCGAACAGGCGCTCGGTTCCGAATACGACGGCGAGAACGTGACCGTCGGCATCAGGCCCGAGGACGCCTACCTCGTCTCGAGCGAGGACGATCCGGCGAACCCGAGCCGGTCGTTCGAGGCCGTCGTCGACGTGCTCGAGCCGGTGGGCGATCAGACGTACGCCTACCTGCAGCCACACGGTACACGGTCGGAGAGCGAGTCGGTCATGGGCGACGGAGCCGAGCAGTTGCTCGTGAGCATCGATCCCGGAACCGCGATTAGCGAGGACGAGTCGGTCAAAGTCGTCTTCGACCGGGAGAACATCCACGTTTTCGACGGCGCGACGGGCGATGCGGTCACGCACAGCCTCGTCGACCCGGCGACCGCCGGTGCCACAGTCGGTTCGTCCGAAGAAGAGATACAGGGGTGA
- a CDS encoding LUD domain-containing protein, translating into MATQLDTFETNLETVRTDVTRTTPAAFQETLAGVIDHPAVGASLPFEEVTLEGTDVTLEPTPDQLREATCGVTAAALGVADYGSVVLESTPAGAELAGLFPDRHVIVVRERDLVPDMAAAFERLGDRFRDGRDDAVLATGPSATADMGALVYGVHGPRETHAIVLEDNGE; encoded by the coding sequence ATGGCGACACAGCTAGACACGTTCGAAACGAACCTCGAAACCGTCCGGACGGACGTCACCCGGACGACACCGGCGGCGTTCCAAGAAACGCTCGCCGGCGTCATCGACCACCCCGCCGTCGGCGCGTCGCTCCCCTTCGAGGAGGTCACCCTCGAGGGAACCGACGTTACCCTCGAGCCGACGCCGGATCAGCTTCGCGAGGCGACCTGCGGCGTGACGGCCGCCGCGCTCGGCGTCGCCGACTACGGCTCGGTCGTCCTCGAGTCGACGCCGGCCGGTGCCGAACTCGCCGGCCTCTTTCCCGACCGCCACGTGATCGTCGTTCGCGAGCGGGACCTCGTCCCCGACATGGCCGCGGCGTTCGAACGGCTTGGCGACCGGTTCCGCGACGGACGCGACGACGCCGTGCTCGCTACTGGCCCGAGCGCGACCGCCGACATGGGCGCACTCGTCTACGGCGTTCACGGGCCGCGAGAGACGCACGCGATTGTTCTGGAAGACAATGGCGAGTAA
- a CDS encoding carbohydrate ABC transporter permease — protein sequence MSNPVAADTTEKRGVAGRIVDFLVHNATDSYRLLFYVGLVGFITITLFPFYWLFILALTPEGTLRDMGIVPEGFNTSVFLTVLQEYPLHLYIFNSIVIAAITVVICLVIGSLAGYAFGRVEFRGKGPLMLLLLIVSYFPGITYLIPLFEMLTGTLTFGPFMTPDFYNTPWAMVFPFTMLSLPITIFILTTFYSQIPDGLEDAARVEGTTRLGALFRVIIPLSAPGVATAAIIVFIGVYREFFFSFMMTDGQPGNWAVLVYGILNFQEQHTELWNMMAAASLIGILPVALLVIVAQKHIVKGLTSGGLKE from the coding sequence ATGAGTAATCCAGTCGCAGCCGATACGACGGAAAAGAGAGGCGTCGCCGGACGCATCGTCGACTTCCTCGTCCACAACGCAACCGACTCGTACCGACTCCTGTTCTACGTCGGACTCGTCGGTTTCATCACGATCACGCTGTTTCCGTTCTACTGGCTGTTCATCCTCGCATTGACGCCGGAGGGAACGCTTCGGGACATGGGTATCGTGCCCGAGGGGTTCAACACCTCGGTGTTCCTCACGGTCCTACAGGAGTACCCGCTACACCTCTACATCTTCAACAGCATCGTGATCGCCGCGATCACCGTCGTCATCTGTCTCGTGATCGGTAGTCTCGCGGGCTACGCGTTCGGTCGCGTCGAGTTCCGGGGCAAGGGGCCGCTGATGCTCCTCTTGCTCATCGTCTCGTACTTCCCCGGGATCACCTACCTGATTCCGCTGTTCGAGATGCTGACGGGGACGCTCACGTTCGGTCCGTTCATGACGCCGGACTTCTACAACACGCCGTGGGCGATGGTCTTCCCCTTCACTATGCTCAGCCTTCCGATCACCATCTTCATCCTCACGACCTTCTACAGTCAGATCCCCGACGGGCTCGAGGATGCGGCCCGCGTCGAAGGCACCACGCGCCTGGGCGCGCTGTTTCGGGTCATCATCCCGCTCTCCGCGCCCGGCGTCGCGACGGCGGCGATCATCGTCTTCATCGGCGTCTACCGGGAGTTCTTCTTCTCGTTCATGATGACCGACGGTCAGCCGGGCAACTGGGCCGTGCTGGTGTACGGCATCCTCAACTTCCAGGAACAGCACACCGAACTGTGGAACATGATGGCGGCAGCGAGCCTTATCGGCATCCTCCCGGTCGCGCTCCTCGTCATCGTCGCACAGAAACACATCGTAAAGGGCTTAACGTCCGGGGGACTAAAGGAGTGA
- a CDS encoding alpha/beta hydrolase family protein, translated as MDTTRDAVIDCLGTIPDRPDPAVETVSVTAADGFERRLLEYDVEPGERVRAYLLVPDDVDGDRPGILAVHPHAGEFGVGKSDPSGLSDTESYHYGVELCRRGHVVCCPDLLCFEDRCPSERERATGAAPTGADYEKFVAMDYLLRGSSLQAKYLSDLVVALDVLEGHDLTDPDALGVVGHSLGGQEAAWLSWFDDRVAAAVVSSGTAQLAAVQRERITHNFALYVPGLLTVGDAADVLADVAPTPLLVTHGTEDDIFPPESVRALAGDVSAAYAEAGAPERFETLFFDGGHEFPADVRSSAYDWVDRWLGR; from the coding sequence ATGGACACCACTCGCGACGCGGTTATCGATTGTCTCGGGACGATTCCCGACCGTCCCGACCCGGCCGTCGAGACCGTTTCGGTTACGGCTGCCGACGGGTTCGAACGTCGACTTCTGGAGTACGACGTCGAACCGGGGGAGCGAGTTCGGGCGTATCTGCTCGTTCCCGACGACGTCGACGGCGACCGTCCCGGGATCCTCGCCGTTCATCCGCACGCGGGCGAGTTCGGCGTCGGCAAGTCCGATCCGTCCGGTCTGAGCGACACGGAGTCGTACCACTACGGCGTCGAACTCTGCCGGCGCGGTCACGTCGTCTGCTGTCCGGATCTGCTCTGCTTCGAGGACCGATGCCCGTCCGAGCGCGAGCGCGCGACCGGCGCGGCTCCGACGGGTGCCGATTACGAGAAATTCGTCGCGATGGACTACCTGCTGCGTGGCTCCTCCCTGCAGGCGAAGTACCTCTCGGATCTCGTCGTCGCGCTCGACGTCCTCGAGGGTCACGACCTGACCGATCCCGATGCGTTGGGCGTCGTCGGTCATTCGCTGGGCGGCCAGGAGGCCGCGTGGCTGTCGTGGTTCGACGACCGCGTCGCCGCCGCGGTCGTCTCCAGCGGCACGGCGCAACTCGCCGCCGTCCAGCGCGAGCGGATCACCCACAATTTCGCGCTGTACGTCCCCGGACTGCTGACCGTCGGCGACGCGGCGGACGTACTAGCCGACGTCGCCCCGACGCCGCTGTTGGTAACCCACGGCACCGAGGACGACATCTTTCCACCCGAGTCCGTCCGCGCCCTCGCCGGCGACGTGTCCGCGGCCTACGCCGAAGCCGGCGCTCCGGAGCGGTTCGAGACGCTGTTTTTCGACGGGGGCCACGAGTTCCCCGCCGATGTCCGGTCGAGCGCCTACGACTGGGTAGACCGTTGGCTCGGTCGCTAA
- a CDS encoding carbohydrate ABC transporter permease has product MKEAIQRAVSPVLYRIERLDEDRYGYLLIAPMIIVLSILAFYPLARTFWVSLHTDDLYGEDPIGAFDGINTYVSILNGDTNIVLNNPFFSLSDPLSSALVVTLLITLISVTIGTGFGLGMALILNKEFRGRSFARMIVILPWAVPIVIQGMMFYLLFQPSISFLVDPLHDLGLLSQNPLVSSRDSMVMVILVDVWRKIPFIALIIMAGLASIDQSLYDVAKVAGASKWQQFRLITLPLIKPVVLIGMIFYTISSMKIYGIVEASAGCNTVPTLTCLVVDTFRLQRWATASAIAFITAVIIGGIVMVYLVQFRDEVGE; this is encoded by the coding sequence ATGAAAGAGGCAATACAACGGGCAGTCTCGCCCGTACTGTACCGGATCGAACGGTTAGACGAGGACAGGTACGGCTATCTGCTGATCGCGCCGATGATCATCGTCCTCTCGATCCTCGCGTTCTATCCGCTCGCGCGGACGTTCTGGGTTTCGCTCCACACCGACGATCTGTACGGCGAGGACCCGATCGGCGCGTTCGACGGGATCAACACCTACGTTTCGATCCTCAACGGCGATACAAACATCGTCCTGAACAATCCGTTCTTCTCGCTCAGCGATCCGCTCTCGAGCGCGCTGGTGGTCACGCTGCTCATCACGCTCATCAGCGTGACGATCGGAACGGGATTCGGGCTCGGAATGGCGCTCATCCTGAACAAGGAGTTCCGCGGGCGGTCGTTCGCCCGGATGATCGTCATCCTTCCATGGGCGGTTCCGATCGTCATCCAGGGGATGATGTTCTACTTGCTGTTCCAGCCGTCGATCAGCTTCCTGGTCGACCCCCTGCACGACCTCGGGCTGCTATCGCAGAATCCGCTGGTGAGCAGCCGGGACTCGATGGTGATGGTCATCCTCGTCGACGTCTGGCGAAAGATTCCGTTCATCGCCTTGATCATCATGGCGGGGCTCGCGAGCATCGATCAGAGCCTCTACGACGTGGCGAAAGTCGCCGGGGCGTCGAAGTGGCAACAGTTCCGTCTCATCACGTTGCCGCTGATCAAGCCCGTCGTGCTCATCGGCATGATCTTCTACACGATCAGTTCGATGAAGATCTACGGCATCGTCGAGGCGTCGGCGGGCTGTAACACGGTCCCGACGTTGACGTGCCTCGTGGTCGATACGTTCCGCCTGCAGCGGTGGGCGACGGCGTCCGCGATCGCGTTCATCACCGCGGTGATTATCGGGGGGATCGTCATGGTCTACCTCGTCCAGTTCAGAGATGAGGTGGGAGAATGA
- a CDS encoding glycoside hydrolase family 28 protein: MTERTEPTASFRIEPAAESNRKVGSADDLATERFQRAIDACHDGGGGTVTVSSGEYVLGTVQLRSDVTLRLEAGSRLLPAESKSAYVDRHVGPDGERPFVLAEGVENGAIVGDGTIDGRGTEIMDMDEPIRQHSGESDGHPLVSNAPHRARQGDAYLERSGTLDEWPVAKPSFRPGPMLHFVDCEGVSIRDVTLRDMPAWTLSFDDCADVDVRGVTIRNHMRIPNCDGIAIGNSRNVRIADCAIESCDDAITLVSHADRERDCERVTVTNCTLASSACAIKFGSETSGDIRHCTFDNCVVHGSNRGLGIQHRDGGTIENVLFSNITVATHLRPGPWWGKAEPIYVTSVPRDEDTDLGAVRNIRFTNIAADAENGALVYGHADSTLERIRLDSISLSIDGSRHAAAVGGNVDLQPTAVMAPIYEDAISGIHFERVTDVELCDVTLEWADDVPAYFAHGVRCVDVDELVIDGVTGRQAQLGSPESGDGDETNGDEADAAGPAAIVLEGTTRSTIRNCRAAPGTERFLSTSGSADDRLFATNDLTDATIPIEGDSEHSTVGNVPPL, from the coding sequence ATGACCGAGCGTACAGAGCCGACTGCGTCGTTTCGGATCGAACCGGCCGCCGAATCGAATCGAAAAGTGGGGTCGGCGGACGACCTCGCAACCGAACGGTTTCAGCGCGCGATCGACGCCTGCCACGACGGCGGCGGCGGTACCGTTACCGTCTCGAGCGGCGAGTACGTCCTCGGGACCGTCCAACTCCGTAGCGACGTGACGCTCCGTCTCGAGGCGGGATCGCGGCTGCTCCCCGCCGAGTCGAAGTCGGCGTACGTCGACCGCCACGTCGGTCCCGACGGCGAGCGGCCGTTCGTACTCGCGGAGGGCGTCGAGAACGGTGCCATCGTCGGCGACGGGACGATCGACGGACGCGGAACCGAGATCATGGACATGGACGAGCCGATTCGCCAGCACTCGGGCGAGAGCGACGGCCACCCGCTCGTTTCGAACGCGCCGCACCGCGCCAGACAGGGCGATGCCTACCTCGAGCGATCGGGAACGCTCGACGAGTGGCCGGTGGCGAAGCCGTCGTTTCGACCGGGACCGATGCTCCACTTCGTCGACTGCGAGGGCGTCTCGATCCGGGACGTGACGCTGCGGGACATGCCCGCTTGGACGCTCAGCTTCGACGACTGCGCGGACGTCGACGTGCGCGGCGTGACGATCCGCAACCACATGCGGATCCCGAACTGCGACGGCATCGCGATCGGCAACTCCCGGAACGTCCGCATCGCGGACTGCGCGATCGAGTCCTGCGACGACGCGATCACCCTCGTTTCCCACGCCGACCGCGAACGGGACTGCGAGCGCGTGACCGTCACCAACTGCACGCTCGCCTCGAGCGCGTGTGCGATCAAGTTCGGCTCCGAGACGAGCGGCGATATTCGCCACTGCACGTTCGACAACTGCGTCGTCCACGGCTCGAATCGGGGGCTGGGGATCCAACACCGCGACGGCGGCACGATCGAGAACGTCCTGTTTTCGAACATCACCGTCGCGACGCACCTCCGTCCCGGGCCGTGGTGGGGGAAAGCCGAACCGATCTACGTCACCTCGGTCCCGCGCGACGAGGACACCGACCTCGGCGCGGTCAGAAACATCCGATTCACGAATATCGCCGCCGACGCGGAGAACGGAGCGCTCGTCTACGGTCACGCCGATTCGACCCTCGAACGAATCCGTCTCGACTCGATCTCGCTGTCCATCGACGGGAGCCGTCACGCCGCCGCCGTCGGCGGAAACGTCGACCTGCAACCGACCGCTGTGATGGCTCCGATCTACGAGGACGCGATTTCGGGGATCCACTTCGAGCGCGTCACCGACGTCGAACTGTGCGATGTAACCCTCGAGTGGGCGGACGACGTGCCCGCGTACTTCGCACACGGCGTTCGCTGTGTCGATGTGGACGAACTGGTGATCGACGGGGTTACCGGTCGACAGGCGCAGTTGGGTTCGCCCGAGTCCGGCGACGGCGACGAGACGAACGGAGACGAGGCCGACGCGGCGGGCCCGGCGGCCATCGTCCTCGAGGGGACGACGAGGAGTACGATCCGAAACTGTCGGGCGGCACCCGGAACCGAACGCTTCCTCTCGACGAGCGGCAGTGCCGACGACCGGCTATTCGCGACCAACGACCTCACCGACGCGACGATTCCGATCGAGGGCGACAGCGAGCATTCGACGGTCGGTAACGTGCCGCCGCTGTGA